The Nerophis lumbriciformis linkage group LG09, RoL_Nlum_v2.1, whole genome shotgun sequence nucleotide sequence AAGACACGACGGTGCACAAACCCACAGACACGTATTATCAAAGAAGCTGCATTCCATCACCTTCCCACAACCACCCAAAAGTTCTACTAGGACACGTATATCAGCTatgttacacacacatacacacgataaatgtattattattaatagcgtGATAACAGCTAATAGGTATTATCACTTCCACTTCCAAGTCAAGACAGAAGTTGCCGTTATTATTACTGTTCACTGTTTGGCTTGTAGGAAAAGTCTgtctcaatgaaattaattattgAGGAAATGACTCCAAAAGgatcaaaataaaaaacatatatgagcACACGTCTTAAATAAATGCTTGCAAGAAAATGGCACACGTACTGTACAAACAGCATATGTGTTGATATACTGTAACTGCAAGCAATAACAAAAGCCAAGAACCGCTGAATTACTTTAGAATTGAAACAAAGCTATGCTAATACACGTGAACTCGACAACCAAATGTtagattttttcttttaaaaaatccTCTTTTCTAAAACTATATCTCTGTTAACAGTAGTGCACTTATTGGTTTAAGCAGTGCAACATATATGCAAGAAAATAATGCAGTCCGCTTATCAaggttttttataaatgtttttttccgccTTTAAAATTGAATAAaagaaatgtgtgattttttttatctGCAGCACTGTgagcagttttttttctttttttagcaacACAACTACTAAAGGAGCAGTTGcacacagtgtgtgtatatactgtatgtatgtgtgtgtttgtttgtgtgttctaTTCTGGTGAAAACAATAAAATCCAATGTGACGATGCATGAATGACATCCAAATTTAATCTGTACATGTGTGTCTACGTTTTtaagggggaaaaaacaacaacacaggaatgTATACTATCGTGTAGAAAGTTTACCCACAAGTTGtggtgcatgtatatgtatgtgtgtgtgtgtgtgtgtgtattgtgtatgtatgtgtatatatatatatatatatgtatatatatatatatatatgtgtatatatatatatatatatatatatatatatatatatacatacattgtatatatatatatatatatatatatatatatacacatatatttatatgtatacacagtatatatatatatatatataaatacatgtataatatatatgtatatatatacatgtataatatatatgtatatatatacatatataaatacatgtataatatatatgtatatatatacatgtataatatatatgtatatatatacatatataaatacatgaataatatatatgtatttatgcaacatgtataatatatatatatatatatatatatatatatatatatatatatatatatatatatatatatatatatatatatatatatatatatatatatatatatatatataaatataaatataaataagtgGGAGAGCTACTGGTGCTACTCTGTTGTTTCCTTTCATAATGTTGCAGGCTGAGAGCGATTGCATTTAGCTCCCATCACTAAAACAAAAAGTCCCAAACAGGTTCTAGTCTGCATTCGTGATGGcaattattttcaaaacaaattgaATTTCTCCCTCTCTTTAACACTGTTCTAATCAACAGCCAGCCTAAAGCCCCAAATCCATAATTGAAGCAGAAAACAAGAAACCATGTAGACTAATCAATAACAACAATAGTTGgggagacaaatattttttttttttttttttaattctacagCCCATAACAGTCGGATGTAAGTGGAGGAGCAGAAGAAAAATAATGGAGAGGGTTTAGTTACTGCTCTAACTGTGAATGGAAACAGGctggagaagaaaaaaatatccaaaaaagaaaaacagattTGTCTTTTGTGATTGGAGCAGCCTTAACAGTCTTTTAGGAGATTAGTGGCAGTGTTTGCTAATCACtttagatttgtttttttgtttcgtttttttgCATGTCtcaccaacaacaacaaccgcCTAATTTAGGAAACTAAACCGTCCAAAATGCAACTGTTACAAAACATAGCAAATCAGGAAGTGAAATTTGTACCTCATCAAAAGCTGCTTTAAAATCCCTTAATACCACAGGAATAAATAAAACCCAGTCACAAATTTACTactctccttttttttaattgtctttaGAAGGCAATCGTGCGGCGGTCAGTATTTTAGAGGGAATATGCAAGACCCACCCCAGAtgatttttgttgttattgttgttgcaaATTAAACCACAGTACGTTTGGACATCTATATCGTTTCCAAACTGGTCAGTATGGGTTCACAAGTGCCATTTTTAATGGCatctctcactcacacacacatacacacacgcacgcacacactgggACACATGCAGATCCACACACAATGCACACGTGTATGCGCTCACACAGCTCTACActaaaagtgtgtttgtgtgtatgtgtttctTTCGTAGGCCTTTCGGTAGTGTTCAACACATAAATCAGTATTTTTAGGAAATCATACATTTAGAGGCCTGTAGTTAGGATCCATCCAGTAGATCAATATCAAACTACTAAGCCTTAAGGCCACcatctttttgtttatttaaaataacaaaaaagaatttttttttttttttgggaaactTAATGTGCCAGTGTCTATACTCATTACTCTTCATACCTCAAAACAAGAAAAGGAAAATCTAGTGCcattttgtttgtcattcttttggaGAAGTGTGTCTAGTTGTACTTATCCGTCAGAGACATGCATTCGCATGTGGTCGTTGAAGTGCTCCATTTGCTCGAACTTGACGGGGCAGACGGAACACATGTAGGTGGTCCCTTCTTGGCAGCTCGCCTCCGCGGCCACGCCCACTCCCGGCCCCACCACGGACACATCTCCCGCACCGCCGCTTACGGGCATGGCGAGGGCCACCACCCCGGCGCCGGGCTCGGGGACGGTCATGGGTAGAGTGATGGGAATGGAGACCGGGCAAGGGGGGCAGGTGACGCCGGCCAGCCCGGTGATTGCGTCGGCCAGCCCCGTGATGGCGCTGCCCGTGCTGTGCAGGGCCATGTGGCGCTCCAGCAGGGTTTTGTGGGAGAACTTCTTCTTGCAGATAGGGCACTCGTAGGATTTCTCGCCACGGTGCAGCCGCATGTGGACGTTGAGAGAGCTCTTCTGGGTGAAGCGCTTGTTGCAGATGCTGCACTGGTAGGCCCGCACCCCCGTGTGCGTCACCATGTGTTTGATTAAGTAATCCTTCAGGGAGAACGAGCGCCAGCAGATGCTGCACTGGTGGGGCTTCTCTCCTGCGTGGGCATGCAAGACAATCGGAAGACAGAGGACAAACAAGATTATCACAAAAGGACCGAGACAAGCGGTCACAAAGATGTCAAAACAACTATTTGAGCCGATTGAACCATCAGCCGAGAGAGAGAAAATAAAAACTCATGAATGtaccattttttttcccattcctTATCTGAGGCTAAATCCGCTCCATCTGTTAATGGCATCAACAAACACATGGAGAAGCCAACGCCGGTCATTTACACAAATGTGCAGCACTGTGCATGTCGTCGCCACTAGGAGACAAACAGAAGGCGTCCGGTCCTCGTTTCATTAAAGAATATGAGCTCGTCAGCAGCTGACGATTGAAAGTTAAACGCTCCTGCTGACTTCATCTGGTGGACGCCTCAAGGCCACTGGCGGGCAATCACGGAGAcgcgctttttctttttttttctttctgccaGACACTTGTGTCTAGACGTGCGTACGGAAATTGTGTTTGTTCTAGATTCTGTAACACTTAATcagataaataacattttacaataTCAATTAAAGATGGAGCCTAGTAATATATCCTCCTGCGTCCTCCACATCTTTGTATGGCGGGGACAGTTAGGACAATTTCAAGGGTGACGACAGCTGCTTATGGGcgcgggggggttgggggggtgaatgggatttttttatttttatggggcTTTTAATGTATTTGGGTTTAGCATAACGGGGCTATTTGTTGTTTCCAAATGTGTCACTCTGACAAAAACAACTACCGAGGACGCTGCACTGTAAAAATTCACCTGGATTTCACAGCATTTATTCACAgtaaaaatactgtaatcaaaaaTGGACTGTAACATTACAACCTATGACTGTAAAAATGACGATATCTTATATTTCACTGCAATTACCTGTTAtttacattacaatacagtaaTCATAGTCCTCTGTAATGTCACAACAAATTACTGCAAATTCAAACTGATTTGTCTCGTATATGTTGTCCACTCTTGTACAGTAAAAATAGGTATTCTTTTTAACCGAGAGAGTAATTAACTATAACATTACAGTTGTGAACTTACAGCATATGGTTGTAATTTTGTTGTAAATAATTATAAAATTACAATTGTGAAGTTACAGCATAGAGTTGTCATTTTATTGTAATTAATTATACAATTACAATTGTGAAATTACAGCATAtagttgtaattttattgtaattaattATACAATTGCAATTGTGAAGTTACAGCATATATGTGTAACTTTATTGTAATTAACCGTAAAATCACAGGTCTGCAGTTACAGTGAATTGCCGCAAATGTTCCCTAAATttaatgcaattattagccagtaATTTGTGGtgaatttacacctttttttttttacagtgtggttctcaggaggatattacaagtgctttaaaataagtataaaatTTTTTGAAGAAGTCACCGGAGCAGACTAAATTTGGCTCTAACCATAAGCAGAATGTTATTTGGAAAATCCTAGTCTTCACTCGCCACATCGCACTTTAaataaatgggattttttttaaagcgtATACTAAAAAAATGTTGGTCCTAAATAAAGTATTTTTAGGCATAAATCCAGCAAAATTAACTATAAATATtactactacagtagtattggccactaaagAAGACCAAACCAATTAGAGCACACTCTGGCCACTGACTggttcagcctcaggcagcattactatattggattaaaatattgtgaaggTGACTAaatggtgttatttcatgtttagagggctctcattatgttaaaaaaaattatttagaagGTCGTCAACAGTTTTTTtatgaaaatgtttaatttataaatgataaataaggaTTCCAACTTCGCGGAAATGTCtgtaaccaattaacagcgatagaaGAGGGACGCCTATATTAAATAAATTGCTTAAAAGTTTTTTGGCCAAGTGCTAGATAGTAATACGGTCAATAAAAGTGGGCGTAATTGTACGACTAATGTTTCCAATAATCAGCGTAGGCaaaattcagaaaaaaatgtattggcaagtcatgtattaaaaaaaaagtgacttaCCGGTATGCACAAACATGTGTTTGACGTAGTTCTGTTTTGCAGTAAAGGTTTTACAGCAGAGGGTGCATGCATAGGGCTTCTTCTCCCCCTGACTCATTGCTCCGGCGGACTGCTGCGACTGGGCGGACCCCGGCGGAACAGCCATGGCGTTGGGGAACGATGACATGGCGGTGGGCACCGTTACAAACTGGGCCTGCTGTTGGCCGGAAAGGTAAAGGAAAGACTTGTTGTCTCTGGCCGGCTGCGGGGGGAAGAGTGTGGGCAAGAAGGTGCTCCCGACGCCGCCGATCAATTGGGAATTGCTGGTCATGGCGTGCGGCATCCTCAGATTGCTGGTGTGCGTCTCGACCGGCCGCAGGTAATGCGGCGTGCTGGACAGGGAGTGGGACATGATGGGGTTGGGCAGTGGGTGCATCATGCTACTGTCACTAGTGCTGTGGCCGCCGTGGCCCTCATCGGGCTCTTGCGATTGCTCCGGGGACGAGTCGTTAACCTCAATATGCACCGGACCCAAATTCCCTTGGTGGCCTTCGCCCGGCCCCTCCCGGTTAAAGCCACTCAGGTAGGGCTGCTGCTCCATGGCATCTGGCTCGGTACTGATGGAGGAGCTGACCCCTGAGTCGAAACTCTCCACTTTGGACTCGCTCTCAGCGTGCTCGGTCTCATCCTGGCAGTCGCCTGTGTTGTTGTAGCAGCTGTACTCGTCGTCGGCCTCCTGCTTGATGTGCATCCCGCCTGTTTGCAGGCGCACCGGGCGGGGTTGCTTGCGGCAGTGAGTGGTGGACTCGGCCGTGGAGATGAAGCGGTCCACCGGCTGGGTTCTGTCCTGGATACGGTTCATCCAGGGGGGATCCTGCGACTGCTGGTCCTTCTGAGCGCCGACACTCGGGTCGTAATTTGTCGCCATGGGGTTGATGTAATGGGGGCGGTCGCGGGTACCGTTGGAGATGCCGGTGTAGGAGTAGAGAGACGTGTACGGCCGATCCATGTTCTGCTGGGTTGTGCCTTGCATACAGCCCGACTCGGCATCGCTGCTGGGCCCGGAGGTGCCAGACTCCGGCGTGCCACGGGGGGTGTCCTGACCAGAGTCTCCCGGTATAACGGGGAAGCCTCCTGGGCCGGCCAGGCCCACATTCTGCGACACGATTCGGGTACACTCATCGATGACGGTCTTGATCTGCAAGATGCTGGCAGCGGTTAAGATCTGCAGGGCCTCTGACTGAGACACTCGCAGAATCCCGCTGTACATAAAGTCAATCAACTTTTGGATGGATTGCACCGAGACCACAGAGGGGATCTCAATGTCGCTGTAGCCCAAAAGCAGCTTGTCCTGAAAGAAGGGGCTTCCAGCGGCCAGCACGCAGCGGTGAGCTCGCAGCATACTTCCATGGATCCGGACGGTCACATCACAGAAGTGCCCACGGTTGCGCTGCTCATTGAGGGTCTCAAGTACAGAATTGCTGAAGTTGTGGAGATTGATGTTATGAATGCGCTCGGTCATCCCCTTGCAACTGATGTGACCTGAAATCGGGGGCAGCAACACACCTCGTTTAGAGAGACGCTGCATTATTCAGCCACGTTAGCCACACTGCACTTGGCACACTTGCACTGATATCACGTCGGCATCGCTGACGTGCAATAAGTATCAACGCTCAGCGTCATAGTCATGCATCACAACTACTGCATTGGCGGCTAAAGGTAAGATTAAACAATCATTGTAGCACAAGGGACACAGTTTAAATATATCATATTaacactaaaaatatatatatatgtttattcctAGTTTTAAAAACAACTGAGCTATAAATAAGTGTATCGTATCTTCGAACTACTTTACATTATCACAGCATTATGCAGTGTGATGCCAAGTCTGTATCAGAAATGTCACCTTTCCAAAGATTTGATTGACACTCGGAAAAGGTCACAAGCTAGTCATTGTTGGGGTTGCACAATATTAGATGCACCCTCTTGAAAGGATGCCGTTACAACCACAATGGCAATAGAAAAAATAAGCtttgttattaacattattattagggAAACATTTCTTCTATTGGATATCATTACATTGTGCGGGTGTATGCAATTTTAGTAagtaaa carries:
- the zbtb20 gene encoding zinc finger and BTB domain-containing protein 20 — its product is MTERIHNINLHNFSNSVLETLNEQRNRGHFCDVTVRIHGSMLRAHRCVLAAGSPFFQDKLLLGYSDIEIPSVVSVQSIQKLIDFMYSGILRVSQSEALQILTAASILQIKTVIDECTRIVSQNVGLAGPGGFPVIPGDSGQDTPRGTPESGTSGPSSDAESGCMQGTTQQNMDRPYTSLYSYTGISNGTRDRPHYINPMATNYDPSVGAQKDQQSQDPPWMNRIQDRTQPVDRFISTAESTTHCRKQPRPVRLQTGGMHIKQEADDEYSCYNNTGDCQDETEHAESESKVESFDSGVSSSISTEPDAMEQQPYLSGFNREGPGEGHQGNLGPVHIEVNDSSPEQSQEPDEGHGGHSTSDSSMMHPLPNPIMSHSLSSTPHYLRPVETHTSNLRMPHAMTSNSQLIGGVGSTFLPTLFPPQPARDNKSFLYLSGQQQAQFVTVPTAMSSFPNAMAVPPGSAQSQQSAGAMSQGEKKPYACTLCCKTFTAKQNYVKHMFVHTGEKPHQCSICWRSFSLKDYLIKHMVTHTGVRAYQCSICNKRFTQKSSLNVHMRLHRGEKSYECPICKKKFSHKTLLERHMALHSTGSAITGLADAITGLAGVTCPPCPVSIPITLPMTVPEPGAGVVALAMPVSGGAGDVSVVGPGVGVAAEASCQEGTTYMCSVCPVKFEQMEHFNDHMRMHVSDG